In the genome of Rhodamnia argentea isolate NSW1041297 chromosome 3, ASM2092103v1, whole genome shotgun sequence, one region contains:
- the LOC115729960 gene encoding 14 kDa proline-rich protein DC2.15-like isoform X5 codes for MACSKSTASLALFFTLNLLFFALVSSCGTCPSPRPRPTPTPTPGTPGGIPTPFRRACPRDALKLGICADVLGNLLNLTVGTPPVTPCCALINGLVDLEAAICLCTAIRANILGINLNIPLSLTLLLNVCSRRVPRGFQCP; via the exons atggcttgTTCAAAAAGCACTGCTTCTCTAGCCCTTTTCTTCACCCTCAACCTCCTCTTCTTTGCCCTAGTCTCCTCCTGTGGGACTTGCCCTAGCCCGAGGCCGAGGCCGACCCCAACCCC AACCCCGGGAACCCCAGGTGGAATCCCAACCCCGTTCAGGAGAGCATGCCCTAGAGATGCCCTGAAGTTGGGGATATGTGCTGATGTGCTCGGGAACCTGCTCAATTTGACCGTGGGCACACCCCCGGTGACCCCTTGCTGCGCCCTCATCAACGGCCTCGTCGACCTTGAAGCTGCGATTTGTCTTTGCACTGCCATTAGGGCCAACATACTGGGCATCAATCTTAACATCCCACTCTCTCTCACCTTGCTCCTCAATGTTTGCAGCAGGAGGGTTCCTCGTGGCTTCCAATGTCCCTAA
- the LOC115729960 gene encoding 14 kDa proline-rich protein DC2.15-like isoform X3 gives MACSKSTASLALFFTLNLLFFALVSSCGTCPSPRPRPTPTPTPGTPGTPGGIPTPFRRACPRDALKLGICADVLGNLLNLTVGTPPVTPCCALINGLVDLEAAICLCTAIRANILGINLNIPLSLTLLLNVCSRRVPRGFQCP, from the exons atggcttgTTCAAAAAGCACTGCTTCTCTAGCCCTTTTCTTCACCCTCAACCTCCTCTTCTTTGCCCTAGTCTCCTCCTGTGGGACTTGCCCTAGCCCGAGGCCGAGGCCGACCCCAACCCC AACCCCGGGAACCCCGGGAACCCCAGGTGGAATCCCAACCCCGTTCAGGAGAGCATGCCCTAGAGATGCCCTGAAGTTGGGGATATGTGCTGATGTGCTCGGGAACCTGCTCAATTTGACCGTGGGCACACCCCCGGTGACCCCTTGCTGCGCCCTCATCAACGGCCTCGTCGACCTTGAAGCTGCGATTTGTCTTTGCACTGCCATTAGGGCCAACATACTGGGCATCAATCTTAACATCCCACTCTCTCTCACCTTGCTCCTCAATGTTTGCAGCAGGAGGGTTCCTCGTGGCTTCCAATGTCCCTAA
- the LOC115729960 gene encoding 14 kDa proline-rich protein DC2.15-like isoform X7, with protein sequence MACSKSTASLALFFTLNLLFFALVSSCGTCPSPRPRPTPTPGTPTPFRRACPRDALKLGICADVLGNLLNLTVGTPPVTPCCALINGLVDLEAAICLCTAIRANILGINLNIPLSLTLLLNVCSRRVPRGFQCP encoded by the exons atggcttgTTCAAAAAGCACTGCTTCTCTAGCCCTTTTCTTCACCCTCAACCTCCTCTTCTTTGCCCTAGTCTCCTCCTGTGGGACTTGCCCTAGCCCGAGGCCGAGGCCGACCCCAACCCCGGGAACCCCA ACCCCGTTCAGGAGAGCATGCCCTAGAGATGCCCTGAAGTTGGGGATATGTGCTGATGTGCTCGGGAACCTGCTCAATTTGACCGTGGGCACACCCCCGGTGACCCCTTGCTGCGCCCTCATCAACGGCCTCGTCGACCTTGAAGCTGCGATTTGTCTTTGCACTGCCATTAGGGCCAACATACTGGGCATCAATCTTAACATCCCACTCTCTCTCACCTTGCTCCTCAATGTTTGCAGCAGGAGGGTTCCTCGTGGCTTCCAATGTCCCTAA
- the LOC115729960 gene encoding 14 kDa proline-rich protein DC2.15-like isoform X4 — MACSKSTASLALFFTLNLLFFALVSSCGTCPSPRPRPTPTPGTPGTPGAPGTPGTPACPRDALKLGICADVLGNLLNLTVGTPPVTPCCALINGLVDLEAAICLCTAIRANILGINLNIPLSLTLLLNVCSRRVPRGFQCP, encoded by the exons atggcttgTTCAAAAAGCACTGCTTCTCTAGCCCTTTTCTTCACCCTCAACCTCCTCTTCTTTGCCCTAGTCTCCTCCTGTGGGACTTGCCCTAGCCCGAGGCCGAGGCCGACCCCAACCCCGGGAACCCCAGGAACCCCAGGAGCCCCGGGAACCCCAGGAACCCCAG CATGCCCTAGAGATGCCCTGAAGTTGGGGATATGTGCTGATGTGCTCGGGAACCTGCTCAATTTGACCGTGGGCACACCCCCGGTGACCCCTTGCTGCGCCCTCATCAACGGCCTCGTCGACCTTGAAGCTGCGATTTGTCTTTGCACTGCCATTAGGGCCAACATACTGGGCATCAATCTTAACATCCCACTCTCTCTCACCTTGCTCCTCAATGTTTGCAGCAGGAGGGTTCCTCGTGGCTTCCAATGTCCCTAA
- the LOC115729960 gene encoding 14 kDa proline-rich protein DC2.15-like isoform X2 has translation MACSKSTASLALFFTLNLLFFALVSSCGTCPSPRPRPTPTPGTPTPGTPGGIPTPFRRACPRDALKLGICADVLGNLLNLTVGTPPVTPCCALINGLVDLEAAICLCTAIRANILGINLNIPLSLTLLLNVCSRRVPRGFQCP, from the exons atggcttgTTCAAAAAGCACTGCTTCTCTAGCCCTTTTCTTCACCCTCAACCTCCTCTTCTTTGCCCTAGTCTCCTCCTGTGGGACTTGCCCTAGCCCGAGGCCGAGGCCGACCCCAACCCCGGGAACCCCA ACCCCGGGAACCCCAGGTGGAATCCCAACCCCGTTCAGGAGAGCATGCCCTAGAGATGCCCTGAAGTTGGGGATATGTGCTGATGTGCTCGGGAACCTGCTCAATTTGACCGTGGGCACACCCCCGGTGACCCCTTGCTGCGCCCTCATCAACGGCCTCGTCGACCTTGAAGCTGCGATTTGTCTTTGCACTGCCATTAGGGCCAACATACTGGGCATCAATCTTAACATCCCACTCTCTCTCACCTTGCTCCTCAATGTTTGCAGCAGGAGGGTTCCTCGTGGCTTCCAATGTCCCTAA
- the LOC115729960 gene encoding 14 kDa proline-rich protein DC2.15-like isoform X1 produces the protein MACSKSTASLALFFTLNLLFFALVSSCGTCPSPRPRPTPTPGTPGTPGAPGTPGTPGGTPGGTPGTPGTPGGIPTPFRRACPRDALKLGICADVLGNLLNLTVGTPPVTPCCALINGLVDLEAAICLCTAIRANILGINLNIPLSLTLLLNVCSRRVPRGFQCP, from the coding sequence atggcttgTTCAAAAAGCACTGCTTCTCTAGCCCTTTTCTTCACCCTCAACCTCCTCTTCTTTGCCCTAGTCTCCTCCTGTGGGACTTGCCCTAGCCCGAGGCCGAGGCCGACCCCAACCCCGGGAACCCCAGGAACCCCAGGAGCCCCGGGAACCCCAGGAACCCCAGGTGGAACCCCAGGTGGAACCCCGGGAACCCCGGGAACCCCAGGTGGAATCCCAACCCCGTTCAGGAGAGCATGCCCTAGAGATGCCCTGAAGTTGGGGATATGTGCTGATGTGCTCGGGAACCTGCTCAATTTGACCGTGGGCACACCCCCGGTGACCCCTTGCTGCGCCCTCATCAACGGCCTCGTCGACCTTGAAGCTGCGATTTGTCTTTGCACTGCCATTAGGGCCAACATACTGGGCATCAATCTTAACATCCCACTCTCTCTCACCTTGCTCCTCAATGTTTGCAGCAGGAGGGTTCCTCGTGGCTTCCAATGTCCCTAA
- the LOC115729960 gene encoding 14 kDa proline-rich protein DC2.15-like isoform X6, translated as MACSKSTASLALFFTLNLLFFALVSSCGTCPSPRPRPTPTPGTPTPFRRACPRDALKLGICADVLGNLLNLTVGTPPVTPCCALINGLVDLEAAICLCTAIRANILGINLNIPLSLTLLLNVCSRRVPRGFQCP; from the exons atggcttgTTCAAAAAGCACTGCTTCTCTAGCCCTTTTCTTCACCCTCAACCTCCTCTTCTTTGCCCTAGTCTCCTCCTGTGGGACTTGCCCTAGCCCGAGGCCGAGGCCGACCCCAACCCCGGGAAC CCCAACCCCGTTCAGGAGAGCATGCCCTAGAGATGCCCTGAAGTTGGGGATATGTGCTGATGTGCTCGGGAACCTGCTCAATTTGACCGTGGGCACACCCCCGGTGACCCCTTGCTGCGCCCTCATCAACGGCCTCGTCGACCTTGAAGCTGCGATTTGTCTTTGCACTGCCATTAGGGCCAACATACTGGGCATCAATCTTAACATCCCACTCTCTCTCACCTTGCTCCTCAATGTTTGCAGCAGGAGGGTTCCTCGTGGCTTCCAATGTCCCTAA